The stretch of DNA CAGTGGCTGtccaacaccaccagctGCACCAAGAATAGCAACTTTAACCATTGTTAGATCTTGAATGTTTCGATACCTGTAACACCTGAAAGGAACGGTATCTCTCAAAGACATAGAAATGATCAACCCTCTCTGTTTTTCTCCCCATTTATACGGTACGTGAAATATCCtactccttcaaaatcatGAAAGGGCCTATCCCcggaaaaaataaaacagtgatgaagaaaatggaaTTGTGTCACGGAACAACCTGCtgggaaaagaagaaagattGGCTCACCAGAGGGACACGTACATACATTGTATACTTTTCGGATGATTATAACGCTAGACTCGCTATTTTAGATTAAACTATCTTTGCGCGGGAGCCTCTTCTGGgcctcttcttcctccttaTGGAACTGTATCATAAACTCCTCCGGTATTTCAATGTACGGTGGCACCCTCCTATTAGTGGGCGCCGTGTGCTGTCTGTACTTCATCAGTAGATTGCCCCCCCTGACACCGAATTTTGTAATGACTTTGCGGTAGAACAGACCACACGCATTGCATATATTCTCGTTACCGTAGGGCCCGGCCCGCCATTCGGGCGTCTTCGAACTGTTACAATGGAAACACCGTTTTTCGCCATCACTCTCTACCTCCTCAGAGCTATCTTCCTGTCGACTTAGGGCTTTCGGTGTTTCTTGCGATTTCGTTCTTTTCCCAGCCTTCTCTTGCAAAACCTTGTTGCTCAGCCTCAACGTTTGGGTGGTCCCTGACGCCGACCCGCCATGACTGACAGAACCTTTCGTGATCAAGTTTTTACCGTTTAAAGTAGGAATAATCCTCAAAGTATCGGTTACCTCCGCACTTGAAGTACTTTTAGTCTTTTTGTGCTTCGTGTCAACGGTTTTGAACGACCGGTCGGCGATTTCTTCACCTGTTAAGGTTTCTCTAAACGGCGTTCTTGGAGGCAAGTCTATGGTTCTCGTGGAACGATGTAACGGTGCCAAGACAAATGTGTGTTGCGGGTTGGTTTCTGCGATACTGCCCTGGGGGAAGAATTTTAAGGAGGACCCCGTTTTGGTTAAGGATGAACGGTCTACACTGGAATGTCTCCGGACATGGCTCGGTTCcttctttggttttggAGATTGCAGCTCTACGTGGGACTCCACTTGTCGTTGTAAAGGCAAATTATGCTGTGGTTTTGGCTGGTAGTACGTCAAGTACTGTGGTGGATGATTGGTTGGCGGTTGCGGAATTTGATAGTATGGTGTATATGGAACGGGGCCTTGTCTGATGCTCCCTGTGAAATGGCCCGTGGGGGATGACATGCCAGGCTGATAGTTAAGGTCCGGTGTAATGGGTGGACCCCGTAACACATTTTGAGGGGTACTTTGAACGTTCAACGCAGGAGGGATATTCATTCCCGCAGGAGCATTTTGAGGCGGGAAAGTATATGAAGAAGAGTTTGAAAATCCATCATCCTGATTATATGGTCTTGTACCCAAGGGCGGTAACACGGTATATCTCTGACCAGCTTGGTAAATTTCTCTGTCTCCCATTCCGGCGTCTCTCTCCAATTGAATCATTTGAGCTACATTTTCATGTAGCGCTCCGGTGAGATTTTGTAACGCGCTTAAAACAGCAGATGAGTCAGTCCTCCCAGTATGCTGACTTTGTGGCCCAAATGCTATGCTCTCAAGAGAAGTAATCTCGTGTAGTAATCTCTCTCGTATTATTTGCAACTGCCTCATTTCCCGCTCTTTTGCGTTTATATTGGCTGTGTTAGTTAGTGGTCTTTGATAAACCCTACCAGGTGAAAACGAATCTAAAGAACTACCTCTCCGATGTTGAAAGTTCGTACCAATATAGTTATTTGGTAGTCCACTAGGGACAAAGGTGACTGGAGGAGCTAGCATATCAGGGGGTGCTTGTTCCCTTGCCGCTTTCGGTTTTGCATCATTTTTTAGTCCCCCAGTGTGCCCGCCTAATGTAGGCGATGCCGAAGATTCAATAATTATATTGGATATGGAAGGTAAGTTTatgttttgtttctcaGGTTCCTTCACATTTGCATCTATCTTTGTAGTGTCTTTACGTTTTGGCTTGTtttttgatctctttgcTGGGCTCATTTCGTTTACTACTTTGTTGCTCCAGTTTTTAGGGTGTTTTCTAGCAATCATTCCACGGTGACACAAAAATATGAAGAGttataaaataaaatcttCAAGTGCCCTGGGAAGGAGAGAGTCGTTAAGTTTATGATTCACTGTTATATGGTATTTCAGAAATAAGTAGGGGTTGTACAGAAGCGGACTTGACACAAGTTATTTGATTTGATATAAATGTTCAGTTTCCTCAAAAGTAAGTACTTTCACagaaaatcaaaatcaaaataTAAAGAAACGACACACCATGGgcaaagagaaacagagagCTTTGCAACAAGTTAAATAGGAAAATATTTCCGACTGATCGGTAAATCGCGACTAAATGTATCCCAATACGTTTTCCCCTTTTGCTAAATAATGGGCAACTTCTTACTGCGGCGTATACCTTGAAATTCTCCGAATGGGGCCATAAATCAGCATCAAAGAGCAACCGAATCGGCCGGAAAAGGGACGTTTACATTTCCATTCTGGTCCATCAGGCTTACCCAAAAGTGTGCCTCCCCCCGATTAGTTAATTTTGTCGATCGATTAAGGGTAGAGGTGTGATGTAAATTTCAACAtgtttttctattttttttccatatTAAGGGCGTTTGATTTTTACTCTGAAAGGCTCTGCCATACTTTTAAGGGTATCGATCATGAACGAAGGCACAAATGAAATTAATACTGTTGGTTACGATTTTGATAACCTCGCCCAGA from Huiozyma naganishii CBS 8797 chromosome 1, complete genome encodes:
- the KNAG0A05940 gene encoding uncharacterized protein (similar to Saccharomyces cerevisiae GAT2 (YMR136W); ancestral locus Anc_2.395), coding for MIARKHPKNWSNKVVNEMSPAKRSKNKPKRKDTTKIDANVKEPEKQNINLPSISNIIIESSASPTLGGHTGGLKNDAKPKAAREQAPPDMLAPPVTFVPSGLPNNYIGTNFQHRRGSSLDSFSPGRVYQRPLTNTANINAKEREMRQLQIIRERLLHEITSLESIAFGPQSQHTGRTDSSAVLSALQNLTGALHENVAQMIQLERDAGMGDREIYQAGQRYTVLPPLGTRPYNQDDGFSNSSSYTFPPQNAPAGMNIPPALNVQSTPQNVLRGPPITPDLNYQPGMSSPTGHFTGSIRQGPVPYTPYYQIPQPPTNHPPQYLTYYQPKPQHNLPLQRQVESHVELQSPKPKKEPSHVRRHSSVDRSSLTKTGSSLKFFPQGSIAETNPQHTFVLAPLHRSTRTIDLPPRTPFRETLTGEEIADRSFKTVDTKHKKTKSTSSAEVTDTLRIIPTLNGKNLITKGSVSHGGSASGTTQTLRLSNKVLQEKAGKRTKSQETPKALSRQEDSSEEVESDGEKRCFHCNSSKTPEWRAGPYGNENICNACGLFYRKVITKFGVRGGNLLMKYRQHTAPTNRRVPPYIEIPEEFMIQFHKEEEEAQKRLPRKDSLI